The sequence CGCTGGGGGACCACCGGCTCGCGATGACGGGATATATCGCGGGATTCCTCGCCAAGGGAGAAAGCGGCGTGTTGGACGCGGCGTGCGCGGAGATAAGCTATCCGACGTTTTATGACGACTTTAACGCGAGGCGATGCGCGTGAAATTAGGGATCTTCGGACATCCTATCGGTCATACGCGCTCCCCGCGCTTGTTCTCGCGCCTCGGCAGGTTGCTCAACAAACATCTGTCGTACAAAGCCGTTGATGTTCAGCCCGCCGATTTCACCGCGACCGCGCAGCGGTCGCGAAAAGCAGGCTGGAGAGGCGCCAGCGTGACGATTCCGTTTAAAATCGAGGCCGCGCGGCTCGCCGACCGTTTGACGCCGAGCGCGAAAGCGATCGGCGCCGTCAACGTGCTGCGTTTTGAGGCGAATAATCGAATCACCGGGCACAACACCGACGCCGACGGTTTAATGGACGCATTGAAATTCGCGGGCGTCGTGATGTCCGGCGTACATGTCCTCGTCTTTGGCGCCGGAGGCGCCGCCAGGGCAGCGGGGTATGCCGCGGCCAAAGGCGGGGCCAAAACGGTTCGTTTCACGAACCGAACGTCCTCAACGGCAAAGACATGTGTACGCGACCTGGCGCCCTACTTCCCGAAGACGAGCTTCTCCGCGGGGGCGCCGAGGAACGCCGACGTCTGGATCAACGCCACGCCCTTGGGCCAGAACGGGAATCCTGATATCTCGCCTGCGCCGAAGTCGCTGCGGGCCCCGGGCGCGGCGGTGGATATGGTGTATGGGAAGAAGACGGCTTTCCAACGGCATGCCGAGCGGCTCGGGGCGCGGACATCGGACGGCACGGCGATGCTCGTGTTTCAGGCGCTTCGCGCGTACGAATTCTGGGATCGTCCCCTCGGCCCTCGGAAAAGGGCCCTATTGGCCGAACGGCTTATCAAGGAGATTGCATGATCTTGCGTTACCTCACCGCCGGAGAATCCCACGGTAAAGCCTTGGTGGGCATACTCGAAGGGCTCCCCGCCGGGCTGACGCTTGCCGCGGGCGACATCCAGGCCGATCTGATGCGGCGGAAGAAGGGCCACGGGCGTGGGAACAGACAGAAAATAGAGGGAGATAAAGTCGAGATCCTTTCGGGCATTCGCGCGGGCAAGACGCTCGGATCTCCCCTGGGGCTGCTCATACCCAATCTTGATTTCAAGAACTGGGAATCCATCATGGGCGCCGAACCGACCGACGCGGCCGCTGCGCGGCGCGTCGAGATACCGCGGCCGGGTCATGCGGATCTCGTCGGGAAGCTCAAGTATGGGTTCGACGACATGCGCAACGTCCTGGAACGCGCGTCGGCGCGCGAAACGGCGATGCGTGTCGCCCTTGGCGCCACCGCGCGGCGTTTTCTTGCCGAATGCGGGGTCGTCGTGGCCAGTCGCGTCATCGCGATCGGCGGCGAGACCGACGACTCGCCGTTGCCGTGCCCCGTATCCGAGCTCAATGAGCTGACCGACGCGAACCCCGTGCGCTGCGCCGACACGGCGTTCTCCAAACGGATGATCACTCGCATCGACGAAGCCAAAGCCGCCGGCGACACCCTCGGCGGCGT is a genomic window of Elusimicrobiota bacterium containing:
- the aroC gene encoding chorismate synthase: MLRYLTAGESHGKALVGILEGLPAGLTLAAGDIQADLMRRKKGHGRGNRQKIEGDKVEILSGIRAGKTLGSPLGLLIPNLDFKNWESIMGAEPTDAAAARRVEIPRPGHADLVGKLKYGFDDMRNVLERASARETAMRVALGATARRFLAECGVVVASRVIAIGGETDDSPLPCPVSELNELTDANPVRCADTAFSKRMITRIDEAKAAGDTLGGVFEVLAEGLPIGLGSYAQWDRRLEGPLSQALMSLNAIKGVEVGYGFRGAGVPGSRAHDAYEPKGRKVAYRSNRSGGLDGGMTTGQTLVLRAAMKPIATLMKPLDSVDLRTMKPAKAHVERSDACAVPAAAVIGESLVCLVLADAVLAKFGGDSMAEILPRLKAWRG
- a CDS encoding shikimate dehydrogenase, whose amino-acid sequence is MKLGIFGHPIGHTRSPRLFSRLGRLLNKHLSYKAVDVQPADFTATAQRSRKAGWRGASVTIPFKIEAARLADRLTPSAKAIGAVNVLRFEANNRITGHNTDADGLMDALKFAGVVMSGVHVLVFGAGGAARAAGYAAAKGGAKTVRFTNRTSSTAKTCVRDLAPYFPKTSFSAGAPRNADVWINATPLGQNGNPDISPAPKSLRAPGAAVDMVYGKKTAFQRHAERLGARTSDGTAMLVFQALRAYEFWDRPLGPRKRALLAERLIKEIA